The Bombus vancouverensis nearcticus chromosome 9, iyBomVanc1_principal, whole genome shotgun sequence genome includes a window with the following:
- the LOC117163503 gene encoding uncharacterized protein LOC117163503, with product MTMWRIFLFTLTVAVARASHFSSLEGHGLVSEPKLISQSVHLKEIPTKIIKVTKTAVVKVPVPYPVKVPHHIPVPVPVNHPIAVPYTKLVKVQEHVPVEVSKPVPVPIHQQIPVVVPKAVPVPQPIPVPHPVTVNKPVFYPVPHPIPYQASSHSEGGIGGGVGGYDSEGHGGHEPESYSSYTVTQQGHDQDGQGGHFQPSQPDYNSHH from the exons ATGACAATGTGGCGTATA TTCTTATTCACTTTGACTGTGGCCGTCGCGAGAGCCTCTCATTTTTCATCCCTGGAAGGCCATGGTCTTGTCAGTGAACCAAAGCTTATCTCTCAATCGGTTCATCTGAAGGAAATACCGACGAAGATCATCAAAGTCACAAAGACTGCAGTTGTCAAAGTGCCAGTCCCTTATCCAGTCAAG GTACCCCATCATATACCGGTTCCGGTGCCAGTAAACCATCCTATCGCAGTTCCGTATACGAAGCTAGTGAAAGTCCAGGAACACGTGCCAGTCGAGGTATCCAAGCCGGTTCCGGTTCCGATTCATCAGCAAATACCGGTGGTGGTGCCAAAGGCTGTCCCGGTACCACAACCGATTCCAGTTCCTCATCCGGTAACAGTGAATAAGCCTGTCTTCTACCCAGTACCACACCCGATTCCATATCAGGCGAGTAGCCATTCCGAGGGTGGCATCGGTGGCGGAGTTGGTGGATATGATTCCGAAGGTCATGGAGGCCACGAACCTGAAAGCTACAGCTCTTACACGGTGACTCAACAAGGGCACGATCAAGATGGACAAGGAGGACACTTCCAACCCTCTCAACCTGATTATAATTCGCATCATTGA
- the LOC117163554 gene encoding uncharacterized protein LOC117163554, giving the protein MRALVFVMLISVAFAEDKTVQKRGLLGLGYGGLGHGAGLLGGELGHGSVAVAIQEKPVAVPVPVPKPYPVAVDRPVPVKVPVAVPHPVPVAVPVPQPYPVVQTKTIAVPVEKPVPVTVPVKVPVAVPAPYPVKVPVAHPVPVAVPKPVPVVVPQPVLVKEQVPVLVKGHGLGHY; this is encoded by the exons ATGAGGGCCCTG GTATTCGTGATGCTGATCTCCGTGGCGTTCGCCGAAGACAAAACGGTCCAGAAGCGTGGTCTGCTCGGTTTGGGCTATGGTGGTTTGGGACATGGTGCGGGCTTGCTCGGTGGTGAATTGGGACATGGCAGTGTTGCGGTCGCCATTCAAGAAAAGCCTGTCGCTGTTCCAGTTCCAGTCCCAAAACCATACCCTGTCGCCGTTGACAGGCCAGTCCCCGTAAAG GTACCAGTTGCGGTCCCACATCCAGTCCCAGTGGCAGTTCCAGTACCCCAGCCATACCCAGTAGTGCAAACCAAGACGATCGCGGTTCCAGTCGAAAAACCAGTCCCAGTCACGGTTCCAGTTAAGGTTCCTGTAGCCGTGCCCGCCCCATACCCCGTCAAG GTACCAGTGGCTCACCCCGTTCCAGTCGCGGTTCCCAAGCCGGTTCCAGTCGTCGTTCCACAGCCAGTTCTCGTTAAAGAACAAGTCCCAGTCCTTGTTAAAGGACACGGCTTGGGACACTATTAG
- the LOC117163709 gene encoding uncharacterized protein LOC117163709 — protein MNAKLIIIFAFLAVAFAEEQAAGETKKDKRGIYGLGYGGGSYGGYSGGYSGGYGGGYGGGVPVSQVSVLTREVPVPVPHPVAVPVERQVPVPVRVPVAVPVDRPYPVHVPKPYPVPVTKHVPVPVDRPVPVPVSVPVKVPVPAPYAVPVVKQIPVPVAQPTVVVEKYNNGWPGHGSYPSGYSSW, from the exons ATGAACGCTAAG CTCATCATCATCTTTGCCTTCTTGGCGGTAGCCTTCGCCGAAGAACAGGCTGCAGGCGAAACTAAAAAAGACAAACGAGGAATCTATGGATTGGGATATGGTGGTGGTAGTTATGGTGGTTATAGTGGTGGTTACAGCGGTGGTTACGGCGGTGGTTACGGCGGTGGTGTGCCAGTCAGCCAAGTATCCGTCTTAACCAGGGAAGTTCCAGTTCCAGTGCCACATCCAGTAGCTGTTCCCGTTGAGAGACAAGTTCCTGTCCCAGTTAGG GTACCAGTAGCCGTCCCAGTCGATCGTCCGTATCCCGTTCACGTCCCGAAACCCTACCCAGTCCCAGTGACCAAGCACGTGCCAGTCCCAGTTGATAGGCCAGTGCCTGTTCCAGTCAGCGTACCAGTCAAGGTCCCAGTACCAGCTCCATATGCTGTTCCAGTCGTGAAACAGATTCCAGTACCGGTCGCACAACCTACAGTGGTCGTTGAGAAATACAACAACGGATGGCCAGGCCATGGTAGTTACCCTTCTGGCTACTCCTCCTGGTAA
- the LOC117163642 gene encoding uncharacterized protein LOC117163642 encodes MILDSSFKHHTANMRLLLIALICLAASSALSLPKQKRNILPGDPRYGTDHHHHHENVVEDARSLGDSYAQIPQTVYGPPGYQPGVPLNNEYLSPVSDVNTHSAPVPEAINTYLVPEGTVSTTTVSVPVEGVKTATAIPPATSYGTPESNVKSTVGTGATSHVKSTVTNVKNGVHDVSPSTVNVVEHAPVVKEVTHFTGRVQAPSSVTTTIRKNVFGNGLLTETLPNTYSSYGGVVHVPSYDVSSHVPSILYSPGFNSFDTISTGYSRLNPVASDNQGLNLDVPLPLSFKLQVSKNVPNTYSFPQPAEFPTTYHVPHSLTHVVHHTQPVNTLYSSPSLSSVESLSPAQHVSSVETLTPLRSAHTVDTFTPVQSVETLSPVHLVHTVESVKSVETTPVQHTVHSVQSVPSVKTVGTLTPVEHTVHPVQSVETVSTVRPLESVETVTLHPLKSVEIVSPSQPVESYHTVVKTNTPVVQSHVQTQKGPISDFFQNLNISLPSFPSFPSLPSLPSFSSSSSLFAFTNSPASSTTVVPLVETSTPSSTFLASAYNQESVNVDTSLLHNDNLVKSVATSSNEYVQPTDAKGGYIY; translated from the exons ATGATACTCGACTCCTCATTCAAACATCATACGGCTAACATGAGGCTCCTGCTCATCGCTCTG atttgCCTGGCGGCTTCTTCAGCTTTGTCGTTGCCGAAGCAAAAGAGGAATATCCTACCTGGTGATCCACGTTATGGAACcgaccatcatcatcatcacgaGAACGTAGTAGAAGACGCAAGATCCCTTGGTGACTCTTACGCCCAGATACCACAGACCGTCTATGGACCTCCTGGATATCAACCAGGTGTTCCCTTAAACAATGAGTACTTGTCACCAGTCAGTGATGTCAACACACATTCCGCACCG GTTCCTGAAGCGATTAATACCTACCTGGTACCAGAGGGAACGGTATCAACCACCACGGTTTCGGTGCCTGTTGAAGGAGTCaag ACAGCGACTGCTATACCGCCTGCAACTTCTTATGGAACTCCGGAAAGTAATGTTAAG AGCACAGTGGGAACTGGAGCCACTTCCCACGTGAAATCTACAGTCACAAATGTAAAGAACGGAGTCCATGATGTATCTCCATCAACTGTGAATGTTGTTGAACATGCACCTGTCGTAAAAG AGGTTACACATTTTACTGGTAGAGTGCAAGCTCCCTCCTCGGTTACAACAACCATAAGGAAAAATGTTTTTGGCAACGGTCTGCTAACTGAAACATTACCCAACACATACAGCTCTTACGGAGGAGTTGTCCACGTGCCAAGCTATGACGTTTCTTCCCATGTTCCTTCCATTCTTTATTCGCCAGGATTCAATTCCTTTGACACTATTTCAACTGGATACAGTAGACTTAATCCTGTAGCATCTGATAATCAGGGTCTAAATTTAGATGTTCCTCTACCTCTTTCATTTAAACTCCAAGTCAGTAAAAATGTTCCAAACACCTATTCTTTTCCACAACCTGCCGAGTTTCCTACAACATATCACGTTCCACATTCGCTTACACACGTTGTGCATCATACACAGCCTGTAAACACCTTGTACTCCTCACCTTCTCTCTCCTCCGTGGAATCGCTTTCTCCAGCACAGCATGTATCCTCCGTGGAAACTTTAACACCTCTGCGATCAGCTCACACTGTGGATACTTTCACGCCGGTGCAATCCGTGGAAACCTTGTCACCGGTGCACTTGGTGCATACCGTAGAATCCGTGAAGTCGGTGGAAACCACGCCAGTCCAACATACCGTGCACTCTGTTCAATCTGTGCCATCGGTGAAAACCGTGGGAACTCTAACACCAGTTGAACATACTGTGCATCCAGTGCAATCCGTAGAGACGGTATCAACGGTACGTCCTCTGGAATCCGTAGAGACCGTGACGTTGCATCCATTGAAGTCAGTGGAAATCGTGTCACCATCGCAACCAGTAGAATCTTATCATACGGTAGTTAAAACCAATACACCTGTGGTTCAAAGTCACGTTCAGACACAGAAGGGACCGATAAGCGATTTTTTCCAAAATCTTAACATCTCGTTGCCCTCGTTTCCCTCGTTTCCCTCGTTGCCCTCGCTGCCCTCTTtctcttcatcctcttccttatTCGCCTTTACTAATTCCCCCGCAAGCTCAACAACCGTAGTCCCATTAGTGGAAACATCTACCCCATCCAGCACCTTTTTGGCTAGCGCTTATAACCAGGAAAGTGTCAACGTCGATACTTCGTTATTACACAATGATAACCTAGTGAAAAGTGTTGCTACATCGAGTAACGAGTACGTTCAACCCACGGATGCCAAAGGTGGATACATTTATTAA
- the LOC117163731 gene encoding uncharacterized protein LOC117163731, translating into MILLLACLSLLISPGELGNLYNGHTASVTTIFGLGALPFGFAAGPRYVPKWKKQACEIPASQHPNSHYVCDEAGEVKCLPGWTGDLCDVPICRKGCDPLQGYCRRPGECRCKLGFYGELCDKCVALPGCQHGSCNVSFECSCDPGWKGMFCSEPICASDCLSSQGYCEKPGECRCRLGWQGPKCKQCAVLPGCVHGTCQGPLECRCEPGWTGLLCQTPVCSQGCSREHGGCRRPGTCRCRVGWTGPNCTECVPYPGCVHGSCKRPWECRCEPGWAGDLCNEKLTYCDEHSGICRNNATCISMTKEDGNYRCICPLGYMGRQCQIKTMVPSTELIPPMPDQNLDLEAKPQMILIKPEIIEKPQSLDEKDKNSVKDEEQTVEPLGPIVITDPPSTIDPAATVGKWPTEPPTEPSLTERDDENET; encoded by the exons ATGATACTGCTGCTCGCTTGTCTCAGTCTCCTGATCAGTCCCGGTGAACTGGGCAATCTATACAATGGGCATACAGCCAGTGTTACCACGATTTTCGGGCTCGGTGCGCTGCCTTTTGGATTCGCAGCCGGACCCAG ATACGTTCCCAAATGGAAGAAGCAAGCCTGTGAGATACCTGCCTCTCAACATCCAAACTCGCACTACGTTTGTGACGAAGCCGGAGAAGTAAAGTGCTTGCCag GATGGACTGGCGATTTGTGCGATGTGCCAATCTGTCGGAAGGGGTGTGACCCTCTTCAGGGTTACTGCCGTCGACCCGGTGAATGTCGCTGCAAATTGGGCTTTTATGGCGAGCTCTGCGACAAGTGTGTAGCTCTACCAGGATGTCAGCATGGCAG ttGTAACGTAAGCTTCGAATGCTCCTGTGATCCTGGATGGAAGGGTATGTTCTGTTCGGAACCAATCTGCGCTTCCGATTGTCTATCCAGCCAGGGATATTGTGAAAAGCCCGGAGAATGCAG ATGTCGATTAGGTTGGCAGGGTCCGAAATGCAAACAATGCGCTGTTTTGCCAGGTTGCGTGCACGGAACGTGCCAGGGTCCACTCGAATGTCGCTGTGAACCAGGCTGGACTGGACTTCTCTGTCAAACTC CGGTTTGCTCGCAAGGATGCAGCCGAGAACACGGCGGTTGTCGTCGTCCGGGAACATGTAGGTGTCGCGTGGGTTGGACAGGTCCGAATTGCACCGAATGCGTCCCTTATCCTGGTTGCGTTCACGGATCCTGTAAACGGCCATGGGAGTGCCGATGCGAGCCTGGATGGGCGGGTGATCTATGCAACGAGAAGCTGACTTACTGCGACGAGCATTCAGGAATCTGTCGCAATAACGCCACTTGCATTAGTATGACCAAAGAGGATGGCAATTACAG ATGCATCTGTCCACTCGGCTATATGGGTCGTCAGTGTCAGATTAAAACGATGGTACCATCGACGGAGTTGATACCACCGATGCCAGATCAAAATCTTGATTTAGAGGCGAAACCTCAAATGATTTTGATAAAGCCAGAAATAATCGAGAAACCGCAAAGTTTAGACGAGAAAGATAAAAATAGCGTAAAAGACGAGGAACAAACGGTTGAACCCCTTGGACCGATTGTAATCACAGATCCACCTTCTACTATCGATCCTGCTGCTACCGTAGGCAAATGGCCAACCGAGCCACCTACGGAACCATCACTCACGGAGAGAGACGATGAAAATGAGACGTAA
- the LOC117163640 gene encoding uncharacterized protein LOC117163640, with protein sequence MEITWFLFFVWCTTFVTGFDLGPIVRIAQCRSQCLKKHTADGTCDWYTGQQQTTCSMCWQYCEALENQWEKTRTICEGDQYLHCPACQTVCTYRKTRIEEKYLPSMLPAPSKAPIILDRFDVAVVMRKLYKQWRVAGYYPGERTPNLRPDTWIIVAMENGMKHYSWQEWIPKLESLKEGALYEATISWKDVQTQLQKQRSLEQVRFNNRVRQFFLEKYGEKVLAEWRSQEDSPMSDEIFRRFFFRRKDDRSDDLEPDNTPSTSNAYNDRTDKDHIGNKESYVVSWEPETGGLMGNQVTDSNSAQISLLPGTKYLVRIASNDGPGSFPIEVDTRSNYVQIRRIEQKIGELHPWDIFAAFGCTVLFIIIFTLMKVCRKSKSVEPEEV encoded by the exons ATGGAGATTACGTggtttcttttcttcgtctgGTGTACCACGTTTGTTACTGGATTCGATCTCGGACCGATCGTCAGAATTGCTCAGTGCAGATCGCAATGTTTGAAGAAGCATACCGCTGATGGTACCTGCGATTGGTACACGGGGCAACAACAAACTACTTGTAGCATg TGCTGGCAGTACTGCGAGGCCCTCGAGAACCAGTGGGAGAAGACAAGAACCATTTGCGAGGGCGACCAGTATCTACAT TGCCCAGCTTGCCAGACAGTGTGCACTTATCGGAAAACTAGAATAGAAGAGAAGTATCTACCATCCATGTTGCCAGCACCGAGCAAGGCACCCATCATCCTGGACAGATTTGACGTTGCTGTAGTGATGCGCAAGCTTTACAAGCAATGGAGAGTTGCTGGATACTATCCAGGGGAACGTACTCCGAATCTAAGGCCGGATACCTGGATTATAGTCGCCATGGAGAACGGCATGAAGCATTACAGTTGGCAAGAATGGATTCCAAAGTTAGAATCTCTGAAAGAAGGTGCTTTGTACGAGGCAACGATCTCATGGAAGGATGTCCAGACTCAGCTTCAGAAACAGAGATCTTTAGAACAGGTCAGATTCAACAACCGCGTGAGACAATTCTTCCTAGAAAAGTACGGAGAAAAGGTACTGGCGGAGTGGAGAAGCCAGGAAGATTCTCCAATGTCCGATGAAATATTTCGAAGATTCTTCTTCAGAAGGAAAGACGATCGGTCCGATGATTTGGAACCGGACAACACTCCTTCCACGAGCAATGCTTATAACGATAGGACCGATAAGGATCATATAGGAAACAAGGAATCTTATGTGGTTTCTTGGGAACCCGAGACTGGTGGTCTTATGGGAAATCAAGTTACGGACTCGAATTCCGCACAGATTTCTCTTTTGCCTGGGACAAAGTACCTCGTCAGGATCGCTTCGAACGACGGTCCCGGTAGCTTCCCCATCGAAGTGGATACGAGGTCTAATTACGTTCAAATCAGAAGAATAGAGCAGAAGATCGGGGAATTACATCCTTGGGATATCTTCGCTGCTTTCGGTTGTACTGTTCTTTTCATAATCATTTTCACCTTAATGAAGGTTTGCAGGAAGAGCAAGAGCGTCGAGCCTGAAGAAGTCTGA